The genomic DNA GCCGCCATCACCGCCGACGGGGCAAAGGACGGCGCCGGCAAGGAGCTCGGGCTGGAGGGCCTGACGCGCATCCTATTCTGCGCCGACGGTCTCACGCGGCGCAAACGGGTGGGCGGCGAAGATTACCACTTCCGCGCCGCGCCGTCGGCGGGCGCGCTCTATCCAGTCGAGCTTTACGTCGCGGCGGTCGCAGTGGAAGGCCTCGAGCGTGGGCTCTACCATTTTTCGCCCGCCGATCTCAGGCTGCGCGGGCTGCGCCGCGGCGATTGGCGCGCATTTATCACGCGCGCCGCCGCCGGACGCCCGTCGCTGCTAAAGGCGCGCGCGATCGTCGTGATGAGCGCGCTGTTCTGGCGCAGCACATGGAAGTATCGCGCGCGCGCCTGGCGCTACTGCTTATGGGACGCCGGCACGCTGCTCGCCAACCTGCTCGCCGCTGCGGCCGCCGAGGGGCTCTCGACGGACCTCGTAACCGCCTTTGCCGACCCCGAGATCGAGGCGCTGCTCGACATCGACGGCGAGCGCGAGGGCGCGCTATGCATCGTCGCGCTGGGCGCGGACGCGCCGGCGCCGGGCGAGTCGCCGGCGCTCAGGCCGCTCGGCCTCGAAACGGTCCCGCTTTCTGCCGAAGAGGTTGGCTATCCGGACCTGGTCCGGATACACCGCGAGTCGCGCCTGCTTGACGCCGACGAAGTCGCGGCCGTGGCAGCCGCGCAGCCTGCGCCGGCGGCCGCAACTGCGAGGGGAAAGGTCGTCAGGCCCAAGCGGCTCGACACCGACGCCGGCGCGGGGCTGGGCGAGACGATTCTCCGGCGCGGCTCGACGCGCGTCTTCGCGCACGCGCCGATCACAGCCGAGGAGCTGGCGACGATCATGGCCGCTTCCAGTGGCCATCCGCGCTCCGACTTCCCGCCGCTCAGCGAAACCTACCTCATCGTAAACGCGGTCGAGGGGATGGAGCCGGGCGCGTACTACTACCATCACCACAGCGGCGAGTTCGAGCTGCTCAAAGCCGGAAACTTCCGCGGCGAGGCCGGATACCTGTGCCTTGAGCAGCCGCTGGGCGCCGACTGCGCGGCGCTGGTCTGCTACATGGCCGATCTCGAACGCGGCCTCGGCGCGCTGGGCAATCGCGCTTACCGCGACGCCCATCTGGAGGCCGGCCTCCATGCCGGGCGCGTCTATCTGGCCGCCTACGCGCTGGGACGCGGCGCGACTGGGCTCACCTTTTACGACGACGACACGACCGACTTCTTTGCCCCGCACGCCGCCGGCAAGAGCCCGCTGCTGATGGTGGCGCTGGGGGTGCCGCGCGCCCCATCCGAGTAGCCCGCCGAACATTGACGCGGCAGTGCTGGTACTTTCGGCCGATCGCCCCGAGTGCTGGCGGCGTAGGCGCGCTCATCCCATCTGTGTAGAAGCGCTGACCGATCGCTAGGCGTCTGCCTACGCGGCGGGCATTACCGCGCTGCACGGCGCAATCAATTACTGCACTTTGCGACGGCATCCTTCTTGCCCAAGGGCTGCGCGCGAGCCGCCGAAGGGGCATGTCCTCGATGCCGGGGATAGGGCCGCCAGGCGGAACAGCGCCGCTCAAGGAGGGAGAGATGGCAGCCGCACCCGAAAGGCCCAAAATGGTGCCCACGCTGGGGCTAACCGGCGTGACCGTCAACGCGATGGCGTTGATCGCGCCAGGCGCATTCTTGTGGATCACCTTCGTTCTTCAGGCGGGGTATGTCTTCCCGTCGGGGCTGGCGATGTGGGCCGGGATCTTCGTCGCCCTCATGCTCGCCTACGCCACCGCGCTTTCGTACTCGGAGCTGGCCAAGCTGTATCCGGGCGCGGGTAGCTCCTACCTGTTCGCCGAGCAGGCCTTCCTCAACACCACCCATGCCTATCGCTTCGCGCGGATCGCCAAGTTCATCATCGGCTGGGCTTCGCATCTGTACTACTGGGTATATCCGGGGGTGATGGTGGCGACGATGGGCGTCATGGTCGGCTACATCATCGGCAACATCGCGCCCTCGGCCATCAACTCGGCGGTGCCGGGGCCGGTGTTCATGGCGCTGGTCGCGGTGGTTTTCTCCTACATCGTGGCCTACATCGCGTTTCGCGGGGTCAACGGTTCGACCATGGTCAACCTCGCGATCAACGTGATCCAGATAGTCGCGCTGCTGTTCTTCTCGGCACTCGCGATCGCCTACCGCATTTCGCATCCGGCGGGCTCGGCCGGCCTCGCGCTCGATCCCAGCGGGCATACGATCGCGTCAACCCTGAGCTACGGCTTCGGCAGCGACAGCCCGTCGCATCCCAACGCGCTCTCGGTCATCCTGCCGCACCGGCTGGACTGGGTGATGCTGCAGGCGACGGTCGCAATCCTGCTGCTGGTCGGCTTCGAGTCGGTCACTGCGCTGGGCGAGGAAGCCAAGAATCCCAAGAAGGACATCCCGCGCGGCGTGCTGCTCTCGCTGACCATCCAGGGGCTCATCTGCTACCTCATCGAGTACTTTGCCGCCAATTACTTTATGAGCAGTGCCTACGGCCTGGCGGCGGCCAAGGCTTCGGCGGCGCCGATCGGCGACATGATGGTGATCGTCGGCAACGCGTTGCTCGGCGGGCACGGGCAGGCCTTCATGCTGCTCGAAGCGCTGACCGTGTTCCTCGCGCTCATCGGCACCAGCCTGAGCTGCATCAACACCGGCGCGCGGGTGACCTACGCGATGGGGCGGGATGAGGAGGTGCCCGAGCACTTCGGCATCCTGCACGGCGCCAACCTCACTCCGCATCGCGCAATCTGGACGCTGGCGACGATCTCAGCGGCGCTGGGCGCGTATGCGGCGCTGTTCTTCTTCGCCGGCGGGTCGGCGCCCGACGACAAGACGATCGCGACGCTGCCGCATAACATTTGGTACGCGCTCGGGATGAACTCGAACGCGTCGCTCGCGGCGCTGCCTAACGGGCTGCTGCTGGTCACCCTGCTGTCGAACTTCGGCACTTTCGTCCTGTACGGGCTGACCAACATCATCTGCATCGTGGCCTTCCGCGAGCACCACGAATTCTCGGGCTTTCGCCACATGGTGGTGCCGGTCTTCGGGGCGCTCGCGAACTTCTCCTGTCTCGCCTTCTACATCATCGGGCCGCTCGAGGGCCTGGGCAGCGCGAAGGAGCCGCTGATGGCGGTGGCACTGTCGGTGGTGTGGGGGGTGTACGGGGCAATCTACTTCGTACGCAACTCGCGCCGGCGCGGCAAGGAGACCGTTCTGGTTGCCAAGCCTGCGTGAGTGTCCGGGGGAGCGCGTGCCGAGGGGACGGTGCCGGGCCGTGCGCAAAGCGCGGCCCGGCGCCCGCATCCGTGGCGCCCGAGGTGCCAGCGCTGACCAGCGGGGCGGCAGTTGCCATCGTGCTGGTCAACTCGACGCGAGGTGAGCACGCGCGACAGGCCTGAATTGCGCGTGGATCGAAGCAGGCTGCTGCGGCATGGAACTTGATCACGCCAACCGGCGCGACACATTAGTTCGCCAAACCGGCGCCGCACGGGCCGCGGACCGGGAGGATTGCAACGGCCTGATTTCATCACGCAGGACGCCCGCTCGGCTACGCGCCCGGGTTGGTTGCTGCATCGGAGAGGGACAAACGGAATGGAACCATACACTTCGCTCGTGACCAGAATCGCCCGTGTGCTGGCGGCCACCCTGCTGGCGTTCGGCGTTTGCGGCCGCCTTAGCGCGTGGGCTCAGTCCACGGCCACGGTTACGCCACCTGCGGCTGGCGCTCCGGCAACCGCGGCGCCCGCTCCCGCCGCCGCGCCGACGCCGATTCCACCGCTCACCACGCCGGCGGTGACCGGACCGTTGCAGTTCGCAAGCCCGACGCCGATCGATTTGAGCGCGATGACCGGCCTGTCCGACGTCCCCGTGATCTCCGACCTCGGCAAGTTCGACATCAACGGGGTCGTGAGCGGCATCGGGATCGTGCAGGATCATGCGACCGCTTCCGACCGTACCGACCGCGCCGACGTAAGCAACGCGATGATCATGATTCAGAAAGCCGAGGGGCCGGTGCAGTTCTATTTGCAGGCGGGCGCTTATGATCTCCCGGCCCTTGGCGCGCCCTTCATCTCGGCGGGCACCGCGCTAAACAGCCTGTATGGACCGCTGCCCGTCGCCTACTTGAAGCTAGCGCCGAGCGACAACTTCTCGGTGATGGCCGGCAATCTGCCCACCCTGATCGGGGCCGAGTATACGTTCACCTTCGAGAACATGAACATCGAGCGTGGGCTTCTCTGGAATCAGGAGAACGCGATCAACCGCGGCGTGCAGCTCAACTATAGCCTGGGCCCGGTGAGCACTTCGCTGAGTTGGAGCAACGGCTTCTACTCCAACAGCTACACCTGGCTCATCGGATCGCTTGCATACGCGATCAACTCGGCCAACGCGGTCAGTGTTGTGGGCGGCGGCAACCTCGGCTTCTCGAAGTTTTCCAACTTCGCGACCTCGGCGGTGCTCAACAACAGCCAGATCTACAATCTCATCTATACCTACAACTCATCGCCCTGGATCGTGCAGCCGTACGTCCAGTGGACCTACGTGCCGAGCAACGACAAGATAGGGGTTGCCAAATCGACATCGACCATCGGCGGCGCGATCCTCGCCAGCTACGCGCTCACCGACAATTTCTTCCTGGCCGCGCGCGCCGAATATATCGGCAGCACCGGCAGTCCGACCGACGGCTCGGTCAACCTGCTCTACGGACCGGGCAGCGAGGCGTGGTCGCTCACGCTGACTCCGACCTACCAGTACAAGAAGTTCTTCGTGCGCGGTGAAGTCAGCTTCGTTCAGGCGATGAGCTACGTGGCGGGCAGCGTGTTCGGCGGCGCGGGCCGTAATCCGGCGCAGGTGCGTGGGGTGCTCGAAACCGGTTTGTTGTTGTAACGCGGAGAAAGATGACGAACGACAACGCGTAAGCCTCTTGGCGCGGCGCACGCCGCGGCGTATCGCTAGATCGATGGGTCGGCCTTTCGGCGGAGGTAGTTGGTTACGATGGCCACGGTGAAGAGGGGCAGCTCTACGACAGCGACGACGCGGCGGCGCGCCGCAGCCAGGAAGGCTGAGCAGGCGCAACCCAATGGCAACCCGACACGCGACCCGCGGACGGTGGCCGAGCCGAACGTCGAGGCGATCCGTGCCCGCGCCTACGAGCTTTTCCTCGCGCGCGGCGCCGTTCACGGCCACGATCTCGCCGACTGGTTCCAGGCCGAGCGCGAGCTGCGCACGGCGCGCGCGAGCTGAGCGCGCCGGTCGGCGCGCGTTCGCCGCCGCGCCGGCGGACCAGCCGCCGCCGGCAAGCGGTTGAGGCCCGCATGGCTGAACCGATCGCCGCCGGCGCGGCCTCTTCGCCGAGCTTCGATCTCGCCGTCCTCTCCGACGTCGGCACCGACCGGCCCGACAACGAGGACGCCTGTGGCGATCACGTCGAGGACGACGGCAGCGGCGCGATCTTCGTCGTCGCCGACGGTATCGGCGGCTACGAGGGCGGCGAGATCGCCAGCCGCATGGCGGTGGACATCACGCTTGAGGCCTATCACGAAAGCCCGCGCGCATGGGGTCCGGCCAAGCGTCTGCACCGGGCCGTCCAGCGCGCCAACATCGAGATCCACAACCGGGCGCTGACCGTGCCCGAGCTGCGCCGGATGGGCACCACGCTGACGGCGGCGGTGGTCGAGGGCGGTAGGCTGAGCGCGGCGCACGTTGGCGATTGCCGTCTCTATCTCGTGCGCGGCGGACGGATCGTCCAGATCACCAAGGACCACACGATGGTGGCCGAGCGGGTGCGGATGGGCCTGATGAGCGCGGCGCGCGCGCGCAACCATCCCGAGCGTTCGGTGCTCAGCCGCTGCCTCGGCCACGAGCTGATCGTCGCGGTTGACCGGATCGCGATGCCGCTGGTGCAGGGCGATCACCTGCTGCTGTGCAGCGACGGCCTGTACAACGTGCTCGACGAGCGCGAATTGGCACGGATGGTGCGCGAGGGCGAAAGCGCGGCCGCCGCCTGCCAGGCGCTGATCGAGGCCGCCAACGCGCACGGCACCGCCGACAATCTGACCGCCGCCGTCTTCAGGATGAACGGCGCGACCCCCTATGCCGAGGGCGGCGCGGGCTGGCGCGCGCGGCTGGGGCGGCTCTTTGGCCGCAGCGCCTGAACGCGGCGCGCGCGAGCAGCCGCGCGTTGCGGTGGGCGGGGTGGCGATGGTAACGTGCGCGCCCATCCGCCCCCGCATGCGACATCTTCCATGATGCGCGAGGTCAACGTCGGCGAGCAGCTCGACCAGTACCGCCTGACCGAGCTTATCGCGCGCAGCGGGATGGCCTCGATCTTCAAGGCCACCGACACGCTCAGCGGCCAGACCGTCGCGATCAAGGTCCCCTATCTCCAGTTCGAAAGCGACGTCGTCTTCTATGGTCGCTTCAAGCGCGAGGAGGAAGTCGGCCGTCGCCTCGACCATCCCAACATCATCAAGGTCCTCACCCCCAGGCATAAGAGCCGGATGTACATCGCGATGGAGTACGTCGACGGCGTCTCGTTGCGCGCGATTATGCGTGACGAGCGTCCGATGACGGCCGAGCGCGCGCTCGGTTTCGCGCGCCAGATCTGTGCCGCGCTGGTTTACATGCACGGCCGCGGCGTGGTCCATCGCGACCTCAAGCCCGAAAACGTGCTGGTCACGGCCGACGGCCAGGTCAAGCTGATGGACTTCGGCATCGCGCTCGACGAGTCGGCGCGCCGGCTCACCTGGTCGGGGCTCTCGACCACGATCGGCACTCCCGACTATATGTCGCCCGAGCAGGTCAGCGGCCGGCGCGGCGACGCCCGCACCGACATCTACGCGCTCGGCACGATGCTTTACGAGATGCTGACCGGCCATCTGCCCTTCGACGCGCCCAACGTGTACGCGATGATGCGGGCGAAGACCGGCGAGGATCCTCTGCCGCCCAGCCGCTTCCTGCCCAGCATCGATCCGCAACTCGAAGAGATCATCCTGCACGCCATCGAACGCCAGCCGCGCAACCGCTACCAGAGCGCCGCCGAGATGCTCGAGGACTTGAACGCGCCGCAGCGGGTCAAGCCGAGCGGCCGTGCCGCCCGGCTCCATCCGCGCAGCCTGCGCATCCGGCGCATCCGCGGCGCGCTGTGGATGGCGCTGTTCTTCGGCTCGCTGGTGGCGGTCTTCATCCTGCTCATCTGGCTCGCCAATCGATACCCGGCCGCCACCTCGCAGGCCGTCCGTTCGTACCGGGGGGAGGTGAGATGAAATGACCGCGCGCGCAAGATGGACGCTTGCCCGGACGCTGCCGCTCGCGGCCGCGCTAATCGTCGCGGCCGCGGCGCGCGCCGGCGCGCAGGACGCGCCGGCGCCGGGCACGCGCTTAGATGTTCACTTCGCGCCGGTGCCCGGCACGTCGCTCAACATGGCCTGGGTGCTCGTCGGCGGCTTCCTGGTGATGTTCATGCAGGTCGGCTTCGCGATGCTGGAGACCGGCTTCACGCGGGCCAAGAACGCGGTCAACACGATGGCGATGAATCTCGTTATCTACCCGATCGGACTTATCGGTTTCTGGCTGACCGGCTATGCCCTGATGATGGGCGGGGTGGCGCAATGGCCGTCGCTGGGGCGCGGCGGAATCCCCAGCCGCGAACTGAGCCTCCACATCGGCGGCCACAGCTTCGGCCTCATCGGTGCGGGCAAGTTCGCGCTGCTCAGCGTCAGCCACGATCCGGCGAGCCTTGCGATGTTCCTGTTCGCGGTGGTCTTCATGGACACTGCGGCGACCATTCCGACCGGCGCGATGGCCGAGCGCTGGAAGTTCTCCGCCTTCTTCATTTACGGACTGTTCATGTCGATGTTTCTCTACCCGCTGTACGGCAACTGGGTGTGGGGCGGCGGATGGCTGGCGCAGATGGGGGTCAACTTCGGGCTGGGCCACGGCCACGTCGATTTCGCCGGCTCCTCGGTCGTCCACATGACCGGCGGCGTGACGGCGCTGGCGGGCGCGATGGTGCTGGGGCCGCGGATCGGCAAGTTTCGCCGCGACGGCGCGATCGGCGCCCTGCCCGGGCATAACCTGCCGATGGCGATAGTCGGAACGCTGATCCTGGCCTTCGGATGGTTCGGCTTTAACACGGGCTCGACTTTGGCCGCCTCCGACCCGCGGATCGGGTTGATCGCGGTCAACACGATGCTGTCCTCGGGGGCAGGCGCGCTGGCCGCGCTGCTTTACCTGTGGCGGCGCTTCAACAAACCGGACGTCGCGATGGCGTGCAACGGGCTATTGGGCGGGCTGGTCGCGATAACCGCGCCCTGCGCGTTCGTCACCCCGGCGGCGGCGGTGCTGATCGGCGCAATCGCCGGGTTGCTGGTGGTCGGGGCGGTGCTCGCGCTCGAGCGGCGCTTGCGCATCGACGACCCGGTCGGCGCGATCGCAGTGCACGGCGTATGCGGAATGTGGGGCGCGCTCGCGCTTGGCCTGTTTGCCGACGGCAGCTACGGCGTGGGATGGAACGGGGTCGGCGGTCCGGTGCGCGGGCTGCTGTTCGGCGACACGGGACAGTTCGCCGCCCAGCTGATCGGCGTTGCGATCAATGTGGTGGTGATCTTCAGCCTCGCGCTCGCCTTTTTCGTGATCGTCGAGCGCACGATTGGCAACCGGGTGCCGGCCGAGGTCGAGTGGAGCGGCCTCGACGCGCTCGAGATGGGCTCCGACGCTTATCCCGGCGTGTAGGCCCGCTTGGCAAGCGGCGCCCGATCCGGCGATACTTCAGCACCGTACGCAGGAGCGTTCGTCCGCGATGCCGGAGACACAACAGCAGCGTTTTTCATTGATCACCGACAAGGGTCTCGCCGAGTTGCGCAAGCTTATCGGCGTCCCGATTGAGGACTCGCTCGAACCGTGGTGCTACGAGGCGACGCGCGACAATATCCGCCATTGGGCGCACGGGATCGGCGACGACAACCCGCTGTGGTGTGACCCCGCCTACGCCGCGCGCACGCCCTACGGGCGCCTGGTAGCACCGCCGTCATTCATCTTCGCGCTCAACCGCTCGTTCAGCGGCTACGTCGCCGGACTGCCGGGGGTCCATGCGATGTTCGCCGGCATCGACGTCACCTGGCATCGCCCGATGGCGCTCGGCGACGCGTTCACCACCAAGGCATGGCTCAAGGACCTCGTTGAGCATCAGACCCGCTTCGCCGGCCGCGCAATCCAGCAGATCTATCGCTGCGAGTTCTACAACCAGCGCGGCGAGCTGGTCGCCGAGGGTGATAGCTGGTGCTTCCGCACCGAGCGCGACACCGCGCGCGAGCGCGGCACCAAGTACGAGGCGGTCAAGCAGAAGCCGCCGGTGCGCTACTCGCGCGAGGACATCGCGAAGATTTTCGCGCTGTACGAGGCCGAGGAAGTGTGCGGCGCCGCTCCGCGCTACATCGAGGACGTAAAGGTCGGCGACAAGCTGCAAACGATGGCCAAGGGGCCGATGACCGTCACCGGCTTCATCGCGTTTGCCCAAGGATGGGGCGGGCTGTATATCCGCGCCAACAAGCTCGCCTGGCAACAGCTGCGCAAGCATCCGGGCGTCGGCATTCCCAACCGCTTCGGTATCCCCGACGTCCCCGAGCGCGTGCACTGGGAGGACGACCTCGCCACGCTGGTCGGCACCCCCGCCGCCTACGACTACGGCCCCGAGCGCTGCTCATGGATGACGCACCATCTGACGAACTGGATGGGCGACGCGGGGTTCCTGCGCCACATCGCGGTTGAGATTCGCCGCCATAATCCGGTCGGCGACACGCTCTACATCAACGGCGAAGTGACGCGCGTGTTCGAGGAGGATGGCGCGCATTACGCCGAAGTCGCGCAGACCGCGGTCCAGCAGGACGGCGAGCTGTCAGTGCGCGCCACAGGCGTTGTCCGCCTGCCGTCGCGCTCGAAGTCGCGAACAGAATAATCAGCGGCCCGCCGCGGCGGATGGCGCTCTCAACCGTGGATCGTCCGCGCGGACGCATAGCGCGTGGCCGGAGCTTTCCCACAGCGCCTGCTGGCGGGTGTCGGTGCCCGGGCCGGCCTTGAGCGTGTCGTCGAAATCCACGTGGCGCTGCCTCTCGCATCGCTCGCGCGTGGGATAGAGGCCGAACCTGTCCCACGCGCTGAGCGGCAGCTCCGGATAGGCGCGCACCGAGATAAGCTGGCGCCTGGCCGTGTACGATTCGTACATCGGCGGCGCGAGCAAATACCATCCGGCGACGAACATCGCCGCCGCCGCCGCACATCGGACGCTCTCTCGCAAACCAAGGGTGAGCCGGCGTTGTGGGGCCCATCGAGCACGCCGCGGGCCCTCTTGAAGGGACGCATGGCTCCAAAGGGAACAGCGCTTCTCCGCTCCGTCAGAATTTAGGAGAAAAATGCCTAGCGTGGTCTTTGGCATATCAATTGCTGTTCCTCTGTTCAATTCCAAACCATGGGCGTCACATTTGGGCGGCAGTCCAGGGCGCCCTGAGGGAGAGTTTTTCAGCCATGAAGGCCGCGATCGTACTGGCCGCGTTGCTCACGCTCGCATCACTGACAGCACCGATTGCTTGCGCGCAACCCGCGTTTTCGGGAGCAAGTGCCTCCGTCATGAACGGCTTCGATCAAGGGGACCTGCTCATTCGATGGACCGAGACAGGGCTGACCGCTGGCCAAGTCATCACTTACAACCTGGCTGCTGAGGCTTCCGCAGTATATGGATGCGCGACGAAGGTTGCGCTGGATCAGCCGCTCTGCGCAGAAGTCGATGCCAATCCGTCGCGCACGATCTGGATCGTCGAGCCCAAGAACAGCACTCGCCATACCACCACGCTGGACGAGCCCGAACCAGATTCCGCGTGCGTGACGTGGTGCCAAAGCAACCAAGGCTCTCTGGTCCTTTACAGGGTTAATTATCAAAACGTATCCATCACCGATCAGACCAACGACATCTCCTTTCAGCTCAATGGTCCCTTTTCATATACCTTCTGCAAAGTGGGCAATCTGAAGAGCTGTCCGCCTCCTTCCTGATCCCATTGAGCTGCGCGGCTTCCCCCGGGAGGACCGCGCATGTCTCGAGTTTGCCCCGATTTGATCGTGACCGACGGCGCGCGCGCGCGGTCAGCTTGTTTTTGGAATCATCGGGCTCGCTTCAAGAATGGTCTCGAAGTTATCCAACTCCGTTGAGATGTCGGTGCGGCAGTTATAGAGCCAAAGACCGAATCGCAGACGACGATGGCATGTTCGTTGCTGGGGCGCGTTGCGGGTCGAAACTTTGAGCGCCGGATTTAAGGCGTTCCAGAGGAGCCGCTTTCAACCATGAGAACTGCATTAGCGTTTGCGGCGCTGCTCGCGCTCACGCCGGAGCTCGCCTCGGCGCAATCGAGCCCGTCCTTTTTGTCGGTGAGCGCCAGCCTTCTCAAGGGCCCCACCCCGGGGGAACTGCTGGTCCGATGGGCCGAGACGGGGCTGCCGGGCGGCGCGGTAAATTACTATCTCAGCGGCGATGCGTCCGCGACTTACGGATGCCTGGCCAAGAATTCGCAGGCGCTGTGTTCAGAAGTTACGGGCGCCACCAGGCGAATAATTTGGATCGTGACGGACAAGCAAACCACGCGTCAGACCACGACGCTGGACGAGCCGCCACCCGCTGACGATTGTGCTAGCGCCTGCCAGAACGCGGGCGGGTCGCTGGTCATTTACCAGGTCGAGTATGGCGATGTCTCAGTTGCTGACCTCACGAACAATGTGAGCGCCCAGGTGGGCGGTCCCTTTTCGTATACTTTCTGTAATGCGAGCAACCTGAAAAGCTGTCCGCCTCCGTCCTGATCGTTTGGGTTCCCAGGCGCGCTCTTGGTTGGGAACTCGCGCCTATCTTGCCTGCACATCTGCTGATCGCCACTGACGGCGCGCCGCGCCGTCGGTGGTTATTTTTAGGTCGCCCCGTTGAGGGGCAGTGTGAAAATTATCCGGCGCGAGACAGCTTCTTGGCGCTGATGCCGGGTTTGTGACGCCAAAAACCGAAACTTATCATTCGCGTACTACCCGCCGCGGCCGAGTCTCAACCCGCTTCGGCGGTCCTGTTGGCCAGTCTGCGCGCGGCGCCGTTCACCGGCGCGGCCCGCCGGCCAGCACCGCCAGCGCGCCGGTGGCGGGATTGCGGCCGACATAGACCTCGGTCTCGTACACTGCGCGCAGCTTCTCCTCGGTCAGCACCTCCTGCGGCGTGCCTAGGCCGACTGCCGTTCCGTCCTTGAGCAGCAGCACGCGGTCGGCGTAACACGCAGCGGCGTTGAGGTCGTGCAGCGTGGCGATCACGGCCAGCCCGCGCGTCGCTCGCAACTCGCCCAGCCGCTCGAAAGTTTCCGCGACATGGCGCAGATCAAGATGGGCCGTGGGCTCGTCGAGCAAGGCGATCTGCGGTTCCTGGGCAAGCGCGCGGGCGAGCAGGACGCGCCGCCGCTCACCGCCTGAAAGCTCCTGGATCGAGCGCGCGGCCAGCTCAAGCACGCCGAAACGGGCCAGCGCGTCACGCGCGATCGCAAGGTCGCGCCGGCTCTCGAAGTGCATCACGCCCAGATGCGGCGCGCGGCCCATCAGGACCACCTCGAGCACCGTGAACGAAAAAGCCACCGCGCTGTCTTGGCCGACGAAGGCCAGCCGACGCGCCTTCGCGCGTCCCTCCCACGACTTGAGCGGGGCCCCGAGCATCTCGATCGCGCCCTGCCATGGCTCGAGCAGCCCGCCGAGCATCCGCAGCAAGGTCGATTTGCCGGCGCCGTTGGGCCCGACGATCGCCAGCATCTCGCCCGCCGCGACTTCCAACGAGACACCATGCAGCACCGCCCGCCCGTCGTAGCCGCCGATTAGGCCGCTCGCACGCAGTG from Candidatus Binataceae bacterium includes the following:
- a CDS encoding MaoC family dehydratase N-terminal domain-containing protein — protein: MPETQQQRFSLITDKGLAELRKLIGVPIEDSLEPWCYEATRDNIRHWAHGIGDDNPLWCDPAYAARTPYGRLVAPPSFIFALNRSFSGYVAGLPGVHAMFAGIDVTWHRPMALGDAFTTKAWLKDLVEHQTRFAGRAIQQIYRCEFYNQRGELVAEGDSWCFRTERDTARERGTKYEAVKQKPPVRYSREDIAKIFALYEAEEVCGAAPRYIEDVKVGDKLQTMAKGPMTVTGFIAFAQGWGGLYIRANKLAWQQLRKHPGVGIPNRFGIPDVPERVHWEDDLATLVGTPAAYDYGPERCSWMTHHLTNWMGDAGFLRHIAVEIRRHNPVGDTLYINGEVTRVFEEDGAHYAEVAQTAVQQDGELSVRATGVVRLPSRSKSRTE
- a CDS encoding ABC transporter ATP-binding protein — protein: MPAESDLPQAHFAGQPAPRTPALRASGLIGGYDGRAVLHGVSLEVAAGEMLAIVGPNGAGKSTLLRMLGGLLEPWQGAIEMLGAPLKSWEGRAKARRLAFVGQDSAVAFSFTVLEVVLMGRAPHLGVMHFESRRDLAIARDALARFGVLELAARSIQELSGGERRRVLLARALAQEPQIALLDEPTAHLDLRHVAETFERLGELRATRGLAVIATLHDLNAAACYADRVLLLKDGTAVGLGTPQEVLTEEKLRAVYETEVYVGRNPATGALAVLAGGPRR